One segment of Maledivibacter sp. DNA contains the following:
- a CDS encoding transposase, with translation MPRTARKKSKTGINHIIFRGINYLDIFLEKDDFEEYIYRLEKISMKYELEIYAYCLMTNHVHLLIKEGIEDISASLKRLGTGYAQWYNKKYRRCGHVFQDRFLNEPVEDDAYLLTVSRYIHMNPVKVGMTQKPEEWKWSSCRGYYSIDIPNSILKRDKVLSCFCDDREKAVMGYKEYMKQENNDKCMEYRISKKSDSEVYEALACLMEGIPVHSLMALEKRKRDMIIAKAKKIEGVPQRQLARVLGVSPNIVFKAK, from the coding sequence ATGCCTAGAACAGCAAGGAAAAAGAGTAAAACAGGAATAAACCATATAATATTTAGAGGAATAAATTATCTAGACATCTTTCTTGAAAAGGATGACTTTGAAGAATATATTTACAGATTAGAAAAGATATCCATGAAATACGAGTTGGAAATATATGCATATTGCCTCATGACAAACCATGTTCACTTATTAATCAAAGAGGGAATAGAAGATATTTCGGCTTCACTAAAAAGACTAGGTACAGGATATGCCCAGTGGTACAATAAAAAATATAGAAGATGTGGACATGTATTTCAAGATAGATTTTTAAATGAACCAGTAGAAGATGATGCATACTTACTAACGGTATCCAGATATATACATATGAACCCCGTAAAGGTAGGAATGACCCAAAAACCAGAGGAGTGGAAATGGAGCAGTTGCAGAGGGTATTATTCTATAGACATACCGAATAGTATACTGAAGAGAGATAAAGTATTAAGCTGCTTTTGTGATGATAGAGAAAAAGCAGTAATGGGATATAAAGAATATATGAAGCAAGAAAATAACGACAAATGTATGGAATATAGAATATCAAAGAAGAGTGATAGTGAGGTATATGAAGCCCTTGCTTGTTTAATGGAAGGGATACCAGTACATAGCCTAATGGCACTGGAAAAAAGAAAAAGAGATATGATAATTGCAAAGGCAAAGAAAATAGAGGGAGTACCCCAAAGGCAGCTAGCAAGAGTTCTAGGAGTATCTCCCAATATAGTTTTTAAGGCAAAATAA
- a CDS encoding class I SAM-dependent RNA methyltransferase has product MAKFELMATSAFGIEAVVAREIKELGYENVVVENGRVTFTGNEEAICKSNLWLRCADRVYLKVGEFVATTFEELFQQVKALPWENYLPIDANFPVNAKSVKSKLFSLSDIQAISKKAVVEKMKETYMQDWFEESGSKYPIMVSILKDKVTVSIDTSGAGLHKRGYREVGSEAPLKETLAAAMIKISRWRPDRVFIDPFCGSGTIPIEAALIGRNIAPGLNRGFISEQWDIVPKELWKKIKKEAYEAIDHDIELNISGYDIDGRVTNIAMNNAIEAGVDDCIHFQKRPVGELSSKKKYGYIVCNPPYGERLSKKREVERLYKEMGKAFGNLDTWSYYVITSHEGFQESFGRKADKNRKLYNGRIKCYYYQYFGPRPPRRSE; this is encoded by the coding sequence ATGGCAAAATTTGAACTTATGGCTACATCAGCCTTTGGAATAGAAGCTGTGGTTGCTAGGGAAATTAAGGAGTTAGGCTATGAAAATGTTGTAGTTGAAAATGGAAGGGTAACATTCACGGGAAATGAGGAGGCAATATGTAAATCTAACCTATGGCTTAGATGTGCGGATAGAGTATATTTAAAGGTAGGGGAATTTGTAGCCACAACCTTTGAGGAGCTTTTTCAGCAGGTAAAGGCATTACCATGGGAAAACTATCTTCCCATAGATGCTAATTTTCCGGTGAATGCAAAATCAGTAAAATCCAAGCTTTTTAGTTTGTCGGATATCCAAGCAATTTCTAAGAAGGCTGTAGTTGAAAAAATGAAGGAAACCTATATGCAGGATTGGTTTGAGGAAAGCGGAAGCAAGTATCCTATAATGGTATCTATATTGAAGGATAAGGTTACAGTATCAATAGATACCAGTGGGGCTGGACTCCACAAAAGGGGCTACAGGGAAGTGGGAAGTGAAGCACCTCTAAAGGAAACCTTGGCAGCGGCAATGATAAAGATAAGTAGATGGCGTCCCGATAGAGTTTTTATTGATCCATTTTGTGGTTCGGGAACTATTCCCATAGAAGCAGCTCTAATAGGAAGGAATATAGCACCTGGGCTTAACAGGGGATTTATTTCAGAACAGTGGGATATAGTTCCTAAGGAGCTATGGAAAAAGATAAAAAAAGAAGCCTATGAGGCTATAGATCACGATATAGAGTTAAATATCTCAGGATACGATATAGATGGTAGAGTAACTAACATAGCCATGAACAATGCCATTGAAGCCGGAGTAGATGATTGCATCCATTTTCAAAAAAGACCCGTAGGTGAGCTTAGCTCAAAGAAAAAATACGGATACATAGTATGTAACCCACCCTATGGGGAGAGATTAAGTAAAAAAAGAGAGGTAGAAAGGCTTTATAAGGAAATGGGCAAGGCCTTTGGGAACCTTGATACATGGTCATATTATGTGATTACCTCCCATGAAGGCTTTCAAGAATCCTTTGGCAGAAAAGCCGATAAAAATCGAAAGCTTTACAATGGACGTATCAAATGCTATTACTATCAGTATTTCGGACCAAGACCGCCTAGGAGAAGTGAATAG
- the abc-f gene encoding ABC-F type ribosomal protection protein, which yields MIEIALKNIQKYYGANKVLRDISFEALGSDRIGILGRNGTGKTTIFKIIAKLEGYEEGTLSIRKGANIGYLDQIPEFPKDYRAMDVLNEAFKDVLRIKEKLRSLENEMINLQDQELDNIMGRYGELQIQYESQGGYEIEEKISKICTGLKINEEFKERLFHTLSGGEKTTIMLGKILLQNPSILLLDEPTNHLDIASVEWLEEFLRDYQGTVLIISHDRYFLDSVVDKIVEIEDGKSNIYNGNYSYYIQEREVRLAQQMEAYKSQQKKIKSMEEAIKRFKDWGNRGDNEDMFKKAASMQKRIDKMEKIDRPIVEKPNMKLDLSTSSRSGRDVIEISGLTKGFDDKVLLRNLDFHVKYSEKVAILGKNGCGKSTLIKILLNDIKVDKGQVKIGLGVKIGYLQQEIEFSDKEHTIIEVFREDYPVSEGQARGILARFLFYADDVFKKVKNLSGGEKVRLKLCILMHKDINLLILDEPTNHLDIDSREMLEKALGDFDGTIVFISHDRYFINKIAQRIVDFNDKKLVNYVGDYNYYKEKKLQETLVRNTGSNKNRVKKERIRHKMTKDGGNNKLEGAVKALEQEIEALENQIETLDDQLANHSHDYEKLAGIHKEKCDLQQSLDSLLEEWINLSS from the coding sequence ATGATAGAAATCGCTTTAAAAAATATTCAAAAGTATTATGGTGCAAATAAAGTGCTTAGGGATATAAGCTTTGAAGCCCTTGGATCAGATAGAATAGGAATATTAGGGAGAAATGGAACTGGGAAAACTACAATTTTCAAGATTATAGCTAAACTAGAAGGTTATGAAGAGGGTACTTTATCCATAAGAAAGGGTGCCAACATAGGATATCTAGATCAAATTCCAGAGTTTCCCAAGGATTATAGGGCAATGGATGTACTGAATGAAGCATTTAAAGACGTTCTAAGAATTAAGGAGAAACTAAGAAGTCTAGAGAATGAGATGATCAATCTACAAGATCAAGAGCTAGACAATATAATGGGAAGATATGGGGAGTTACAAATACAGTATGAAAGTCAAGGCGGATATGAGATAGAAGAGAAGATCAGTAAGATATGTACGGGTTTGAAGATTAATGAAGAGTTTAAAGAAAGACTATTTCATACTTTAAGTGGTGGGGAAAAGACCACCATCATGTTGGGTAAAATATTACTTCAAAATCCAAGCATACTTTTACTTGACGAGCCGACTAATCACTTAGATATAGCTTCTGTTGAATGGCTGGAAGAGTTTTTAAGGGATTATCAGGGAACAGTGCTTATAATATCCCATGATAGATATTTTCTCGATTCAGTAGTAGATAAAATAGTGGAAATAGAAGATGGAAAGTCAAATATTTATAATGGAAATTATTCTTATTATATACAGGAAAGAGAAGTAAGGCTGGCTCAGCAGATGGAAGCATATAAATCTCAACAGAAAAAAATAAAATCCATGGAAGAAGCAATTAAAAGATTTAAGGATTGGGGAAATCGTGGGGATAATGAAGATATGTTTAAGAAAGCAGCAAGTATGCAAAAAAGAATTGATAAGATGGAAAAGATAGATAGACCCATTGTGGAAAAGCCTAATATGAAGCTTGATTTATCCACAAGCTCTAGGTCCGGAAGGGACGTTATAGAAATAAGTGGATTGACAAAAGGCTTTGATGATAAAGTCCTATTAAGGAATCTGGACTTTCATGTTAAGTATTCAGAAAAGGTGGCTATTTTAGGAAAGAATGGCTGTGGGAAATCCACACTCATAAAGATACTATTAAATGACATAAAGGTGGATAAAGGACAGGTGAAAATAGGATTGGGGGTAAAGATCGGATATCTTCAGCAGGAAATAGAATTTAGTGATAAAGAACATACTATTATAGAGGTTTTCAGAGAAGATTATCCAGTATCCGAAGGACAGGCCAGGGGAATACTTGCAAGATTTTTATTCTATGCCGATGATGTATTTAAAAAGGTAAAGAATTTATCGGGAGGAGAGAAGGTAAGACTAAAGCTGTGCATCCTTATGCACAAGGATATAAATCTCTTAATACTAGATGAACCTACCAATCATCTAGATATCGATTCCAGGGAGATGCTAGAAAAAGCCCTTGGAGATTTTGATGGGACTATAGTATTTATATCCCATGATAGATACTTTATTAATAAAATAGCCCAAAGAATAGTGGATTTTAATGATAAGAAGCTGGTGAATTATGTTGGAGATTATAATTATTATAAAGAAAAAAAGTTACAAGAAACATTAGTTAGAAACACAGGGTCTAATAAGAATAGGGTAAAGAAGGAAAGAATTAGACATAAAATGACTAAGGATGGTGGTAATAATAAACTAGAGGGAGCGGTTAAAGCCTTGGAGCAGGAAATTGAAGCCCTAGAAAATCAAATTGAAACTCTAGATGATCAGTTGGCTAATCACTCCCATGATTATGAAAAATTAGCAGGTATTCATAAAGAAAAATGTGATTTGCAGCAAAGCCTTGATAGCCTATTGGAGGAATGGATAAACCTAAGTTCATAA
- a CDS encoding tryptophan-rich sensory protein, translating to MLNLFRVNGKINWAALIISIIIPLLVGFLSSYFIMDSYQAFEELNKPSFAPPASLFGPVWTILYILMGIASYRVWMYGTDRQDVRSALLFYGLQLVFNFLWPIIFFGSGLRGLAYIEIIILLILVIITTFKFYNIDKISGYLLIPYVLWVAFASVLNLSIWLLNR from the coding sequence TTGTTAAATTTATTTAGAGTTAATGGTAAAATTAACTGGGCCGCTTTGATAATTAGTATTATTATCCCATTATTGGTAGGTTTTCTTAGCTCATACTTTATTATGGATTCGTATCAAGCCTTTGAAGAGCTAAACAAACCCAGTTTTGCACCGCCGGCTTCCCTTTTTGGGCCTGTTTGGACAATATTATATATACTTATGGGTATAGCAAGCTATAGAGTTTGGATGTATGGAACGGATAGACAGGATGTAAGGAGTGCCCTTCTATTTTACGGATTACAGCTGGTATTTAATTTTCTATGGCCTATAATTTTCTTTGGATCAGGATTAAGGGGGCTGGCATATATTGAGATAATTATATTGCTAATACTTGTAATAATAACCACATTCAAATTTTATAATATAGACAAAATCTCAGGATATTTATTAATTCCATATGTATTATGGGTTGCATTTGCTTCTGTATTAAATCTGTCAATATGGTTATTAAATAGATAG